A genomic window from Terriglobia bacterium includes:
- a CDS encoding ABC transporter substrate-binding protein, with protein sequence MKIPQRKKMRIISLAPSATSILCAIGAKILLVGVTPWCKEVAAVGHLPQVGDCWSGDPAELLALHPTLVIGSVPYKQETVARLLEHPLTFLAMNPRSLAGIESDIRLLGRIVDRAAAADKLAAQMRREFATLAKKSQRVKHRPRVYCESWPNPRISSPPWVAEMVKIAGGAMAVPAGQRVTDAQVAEAQPEVIVLAWAATGAKAKPEKAYAVAAWKDLPAIRDKRVYVISDELLNTPGPPLLAGARELSRILQQLPARQARA encoded by the coding sequence ATGAAAATTCCTCAGCGCAAGAAGATGCGGATCATCTCCCTGGCGCCCAGCGCCACTTCCATTCTGTGCGCCATCGGCGCGAAGATACTCCTCGTCGGCGTTACCCCGTGGTGCAAGGAGGTCGCGGCCGTCGGCCACTTGCCGCAGGTCGGCGACTGCTGGTCGGGCGATCCCGCAGAGCTTCTCGCGCTCCACCCGACGCTGGTGATCGGCTCGGTGCCCTACAAACAGGAGACCGTGGCCAGGCTGCTGGAGCACCCCCTCACCTTTCTAGCCATGAATCCGCGCTCGCTCGCCGGCATAGAGAGCGACATCCGCCTGCTCGGGCGCATCGTGGACCGCGCGGCCGCTGCTGATAAACTTGCCGCGCAAATGCGCCGCGAATTCGCCACCCTGGCGAAGAAATCCCAGCGCGTCAAGCACCGCCCGCGGGTCTATTGCGAGTCCTGGCCCAATCCGCGCATCAGTTCCCCGCCCTGGGTGGCCGAGATGGTGAAAATCGCCGGCGGCGCGATGGCCGTCCCCGCGGGACAGCGCGTCACCGACGCGCAGGTAGCCGAAGCGCAACCCGAGGTAATAGTTTTGGCCTGGGCCGCTACCGGCGCAAAGGCCAAGCCGGAAAAGGCTTATGCCGTGGCGGCCTGGAAAGACCTCCCCGCGATCCGCGACAAACGCGTCTATGTCATTTCCGACGAGCTGCTGAACACGCCGGGGCCGCCGCTGCTCGCTGGCGCGCGCGAACTCTCCCGCATCCTGCAGCAGCTTCCGGCGCGGCAGGCGCGCGCATGA
- a CDS encoding acetamidase/formamidase family protein: MRRILSFALLAAVLTCGAFTAAAQQAPPAPQTVYYEGRLENVKYVYGVAPPVAHVRPGDTIDATTLDAFGNAIQKPGDTLALVKGDNPLTGPFYIEGAEPGDTLVVHILDVLLTSRQGIGATVPLFGALNATSYTAMLHPPLPERVWFYPLDPATNTATFQALDSKFTAKIALHPFLGCIGVAPAGGEARSSIVPAEFGGNMDAPEASAGNTLYLPVNVSGALLYFGDGHAAMGDGEIAGTAIEVPLRVRLQVELRKGKSINWPRFENEREIMTTGIYRPLDDAVRIAFTELVGWMHADYGLSEQDAYELLSKTAKVRLAEMVDPNYVIVASIEKKYLPAKKTTAP, translated from the coding sequence ATGCGTAGAATCCTGTCGTTCGCGCTGCTTGCCGCAGTGCTCACGTGTGGAGCATTCACCGCAGCCGCCCAGCAGGCGCCGCCTGCACCGCAAACCGTTTACTATGAGGGCAGGCTCGAGAACGTGAAATACGTGTACGGCGTGGCGCCGCCGGTGGCGCACGTGCGCCCCGGCGACACGATCGACGCCACGACGCTGGATGCGTTTGGCAACGCCATCCAGAAGCCGGGCGACACTCTGGCGCTGGTGAAGGGCGACAACCCGCTCACTGGCCCCTTCTACATCGAAGGGGCGGAGCCGGGGGACACGCTGGTGGTGCACATCCTCGACGTGCTGCTCACGAGCCGGCAGGGAATCGGCGCGACGGTTCCCCTTTTTGGCGCGCTGAACGCCACCAGTTATACGGCCATGCTGCATCCCCCGCTGCCGGAACGCGTCTGGTTCTATCCGCTGGACCCGGCCACCAACACGGCGACGTTTCAGGCGTTGGATTCCAAATTCACGGCGAAGATTGCGCTGCATCCGTTTCTGGGCTGTATCGGAGTGGCGCCGGCCGGCGGAGAGGCGCGCAGTTCGATCGTTCCGGCGGAGTTCGGCGGGAACATGGACGCTCCCGAAGCTTCCGCGGGCAATACGTTGTATCTGCCGGTGAACGTTTCCGGCGCGCTGCTCTATTTCGGGGACGGGCACGCGGCCATGGGCGATGGGGAGATTGCCGGGACGGCCATCGAAGTGCCTCTCCGCGTGCGCTTGCAGGTGGAGCTGCGCAAAGGGAAGAGCATCAACTGGCCGCGCTTCGAGAACGAGCGGGAGATCATGACCACGGGGATCTACCGTCCGTTGGACGATGCGGTGCGCATTGCATTTACCGAACTGGTCGGCTGGATGCACGCGGACTACGGGCTCTCCGAGCAAGACGCCTACGAGCTGCTTTCGAAAACGGCGAAGGTCCGGCTGGCGGAGATGGTGGATCCCAACTACGTGATCGTGGCGTCCATCGAGAAGAAATACCTGCCGGCGAAGAAAACCACAGCCCCCTAA
- a CDS encoding iron-sulfur cluster assembly scaffold protein — protein MYSHAVLDHFKNPRNAGELPGATATAEMSNPVCGDVLRLAVRVEQGRFAEVRFLCRGCTTAIACGSFLTERLAGRELAECRGITAEEISEALGGLPSATFHAAQLAAEALAALFAQMR, from the coding sequence ATGTACAGCCACGCCGTTCTCGACCATTTCAAGAACCCGCGCAACGCGGGGGAATTGCCCGGCGCGACGGCCACCGCCGAAATGAGCAATCCCGTGTGCGGGGATGTCCTGCGGCTGGCGGTGCGCGTCGAACAGGGGCGGTTCGCGGAGGTGCGTTTTTTGTGCCGCGGTTGCACCACGGCCATCGCCTGCGGTTCCTTCCTGACGGAGCGGCTGGCGGGGAGAGAGCTTGCCGAGTGCCGCGGGATCACCGCGGAAGAGATTTCCGAGGCGTTGGGCGGTTTGCCGAGCGCGACGTTTCACGCCGCGCAGCTTGCTGCGGAGGCGCTGGCGGCGCTGTTTGCGCAGATGCGCTGA
- a CDS encoding nucleotidyltransferase family protein: protein MLAAVILSGGESRRMGSPKALLPYQGRPFLQHLLDITRHPKIGIRRVVLGAHSAAITRSVALDPAEVVINENWRKGQLSSIQEALRSLPAGATEGMLLCLVDHPLITADLIADLIKSFYTTRAAIVLPTYLGRRGHPVIFSAALYPELLAAPLDQGARSVVWAHKTEIAEVPTNEEGILLNLNDPEALKKLSGDL from the coding sequence ATGCTCGCCGCCGTCATCCTCTCCGGCGGAGAATCCCGCCGCATGGGCTCCCCCAAGGCCCTGCTTCCCTATCAAGGGCGCCCGTTCCTGCAGCACCTCCTCGACATCACCCGCCATCCCAAGATCGGAATCCGCCGCGTCGTCCTCGGAGCGCATTCGGCGGCCATCACGCGGAGCGTGGCCCTCGATCCCGCCGAAGTCGTCATCAATGAGAACTGGCGCAAGGGTCAGTTGTCTTCCATCCAGGAGGCCCTGCGCAGCCTCCCCGCGGGAGCCACCGAGGGCATGCTCCTGTGCCTGGTGGATCACCCGCTGATCACCGCGGATCTCATCGCCGACCTGATCAAGAGCTTCTACACCACGCGCGCCGCCATCGTTCTGCCCACCTACCTGGGCCGCCGCGGACACCCCGTGATTTTTTCCGCCGCGCTGTACCCCGAACTGCTCGCCGCGCCCCTCGACCAGGGCGCCCGCTCCGTGGTCTGGGCCCATAAAACGGAGATCGCCGAAGTCCCCACCAACGAAGAGGGCATCCTCCTCAACCTCAACGATCCCGAAGCGCTGAAAAAGCTGAGCGGCGATCTCTAG
- a CDS encoding XdhC/CoxI family protein, protein MDLFEEVIKLRREGKRGALATIVHTNGSIPSYESSRMLVREDGSIAGTIGGGCVEADVWAAAREVMQKETPRKMVFNLNHDANYDNGLICGGTLEVFVEPILPQPAVYLFGGGHVSMALAQAVQAAGFAVGVIDDREQFANAQRFPMAGEIYTSYDDAFAKLQPNASSYLVIVTRGHKEDMRCLAWAVRTEARYIGMIGSKRKVLSVYQALEKEGFRPQEFERVFAPMGLEIGALSPEEIAISITAELIAVRRNAAGLKHKKVSLDTGKTALAG, encoded by the coding sequence ATGGACCTGTTCGAAGAAGTCATAAAGCTGCGGCGCGAGGGCAAGCGCGGGGCGCTGGCCACCATCGTGCACACCAACGGCTCTATCCCCAGCTACGAGAGCTCGCGCATGCTGGTGCGCGAGGACGGTTCCATCGCCGGCACCATCGGCGGCGGCTGCGTGGAGGCCGACGTGTGGGCCGCGGCGCGCGAGGTCATGCAGAAAGAAACGCCGCGCAAGATGGTCTTTAACCTCAACCACGACGCCAACTACGACAACGGCCTGATCTGCGGCGGCACCCTGGAGGTTTTTGTGGAGCCCATTCTGCCGCAACCTGCCGTCTATCTTTTCGGCGGCGGCCACGTCTCCATGGCCCTGGCCCAGGCGGTGCAGGCCGCGGGTTTTGCCGTGGGCGTCATCGACGACCGCGAGCAGTTCGCCAACGCCCAGCGCTTCCCCATGGCCGGCGAGATCTACACCAGCTACGACGATGCTTTTGCCAAGCTCCAGCCCAACGCCTCCAGCTACCTGGTCATCGTCACCCGCGGCCACAAAGAAGACATGCGCTGCCTGGCCTGGGCCGTGCGCACCGAAGCCCGCTACATCGGCATGATCGGCAGCAAGCGCAAGGTGCTTTCCGTCTACCAGGCGCTCGAAAAAGAGGGCTTCCGCCCGCAGGAGTTCGAGCGCGTTTTCGCCCCCATGGGCCTGGAGATCGGCGCGCTCTCCCCGGAGGAGATCGCCATCAGCATCACTGCGGAGCTGATCGCCGTCCGGCGCAACGCCGCCGGCCTGAAGCACAAAAAAGTTTCTCTGGATACGGGCAAGACCGCACTCGCCGGCTGA
- a CDS encoding zinc-binding dehydrogenase translates to MKAVVFQQHGGPEVLQYGDAPEPAPRAGEVLVRVRACALNHLDLWVRGGLPGVPIPLPHIPGSDIAGEIAQVGAGVTRVKAGQKVVLAPGVTCGKCLACLSGNDNKCREFTNLGYLIDGGCAEYVRCPEVNCLAYPENLTFEQAAAVPLVFQTAWHMLVARAELQPGEEVLVLGGGSGVGSAAIQIAKFFGARVIATAGSEEKLAKARALGADEVINHKKQKIRDEVKRLTNRRGVDVVFEHVGTATWDDSVASLATGGRLVTCGNTTGYDAKIDLRFLFSRQLSLLGSYMGRKSELHTVIKLVAEGRLKPVVDRVFPLAACAEAHAYLEAGKQFGKVVLAV, encoded by the coding sequence ATGAAAGCGGTCGTTTTTCAGCAGCATGGCGGTCCGGAAGTCCTGCAGTACGGCGATGCGCCGGAGCCGGCGCCGCGCGCGGGGGAAGTGCTGGTGCGCGTGCGGGCCTGCGCGCTCAACCATTTGGATCTCTGGGTGCGGGGCGGCTTGCCCGGCGTGCCCATTCCGCTGCCGCACATTCCCGGGAGCGACATTGCCGGAGAGATCGCGCAGGTGGGCGCGGGAGTGACGCGGGTGAAGGCGGGACAGAAGGTCGTCCTCGCTCCGGGAGTGACCTGCGGAAAGTGTTTGGCTTGCCTTTCCGGAAACGACAATAAATGCCGGGAATTCACGAATCTCGGCTACTTGATCGACGGAGGCTGCGCGGAGTATGTGCGCTGCCCGGAAGTGAATTGCCTGGCGTATCCGGAAAATCTGACGTTCGAGCAGGCGGCCGCGGTCCCGCTGGTGTTTCAGACGGCGTGGCACATGCTGGTGGCCCGCGCGGAGCTCCAGCCGGGCGAAGAGGTGCTGGTGCTGGGCGGGGGGAGCGGAGTGGGCAGCGCGGCCATCCAGATCGCCAAATTTTTCGGGGCGCGGGTGATCGCCACGGCAGGGAGCGAGGAGAAGCTGGCCAAGGCGCGGGCGCTGGGCGCGGATGAGGTGATCAACCACAAGAAGCAGAAGATCCGCGACGAAGTGAAGCGGCTGACGAACCGGCGCGGCGTGGACGTGGTCTTCGAGCACGTGGGCACGGCGACCTGGGACGACAGCGTGGCCAGTCTCGCTACCGGGGGGCGGCTGGTGACCTGCGGGAATACCACCGGCTACGACGCCAAGATTGACCTGCGCTTTCTCTTCAGCCGGCAGCTTTCGCTCCTGGGTTCGTACATGGGGCGCAAGAGCGAGCTGCACACGGTGATCAAGCTGGTGGCCGAGGGCCGCCTGAAGCCGGTGGTGGACCGGGTGTTTCCGCTGGCGGCCTGTGCCGAAGCGCATGCGTATCTGGAAGCGGGGAAGCAGTTCGGCAAGGTGGTCCTGGCGGTTTAG
- a CDS encoding NADH-quinone oxidoreductase subunit B yields MSVSLGKHVTLTKPDDFGKLLQEEGILFTQLDKVVNWARKSSVWPLGFGLACCAIEMMSMAAARYDVARFGAEVFRPSPRQADLMIVAGRLSQKMAPVVKQLYDQMPEPKWVISMGACATSGGVFNNYAIVQGCNQVIPIDVYVPGCPPRPEALLYAILQLQKKIDSERGSFRRALNIA; encoded by the coding sequence ATGAGCGTATCCCTGGGCAAGCACGTCACCCTGACCAAGCCGGACGATTTCGGCAAGCTGCTGCAGGAGGAAGGCATCCTCTTCACGCAGCTCGACAAGGTGGTGAACTGGGCGCGCAAGAGTTCGGTGTGGCCGCTGGGATTTGGTTTGGCGTGCTGCGCCATCGAGATGATGTCCATGGCCGCGGCGCGCTACGACGTGGCCCGCTTCGGAGCCGAGGTTTTCCGTCCTTCACCGCGCCAGGCCGATCTGATGATCGTGGCCGGACGGCTGTCGCAGAAGATGGCCCCGGTGGTGAAGCAGCTCTACGATCAGATGCCCGAGCCCAAGTGGGTGATTTCCATGGGGGCCTGCGCGACCTCCGGCGGGGTATTCAATAACTACGCCATCGTGCAGGGCTGCAACCAGGTGATTCCCATCGATGTGTACGTGCCGGGCTGCCCGCCGCGCCCGGAAGCGCTGCTGTACGCCATTCTCCAGCTGCAGAAGAAGATCGATAGCGAGCGCGGGTCCTTCCGGCGCGCGCTGAACATCGCCTAG
- a CDS encoding RNA-binding protein encodes MKNLFVGNMSFQTTESELRALFEPFGQITRVHIAMDRETGRARGFAFVEMNNDEEAAKAIAALDGKEVGGRNLKVNEARPKGEGGGRGPGGPRGGFGGGKGGGRGNNRFSNEDYRESARQPREPRW; translated from the coding sequence ATGAAGAATCTGTTTGTAGGCAATATGAGTTTTCAGACCACGGAAAGCGAATTGCGCGCGCTGTTTGAGCCCTTCGGCCAGATCACTCGCGTGCACATCGCCATGGACCGCGAGACCGGGCGCGCCCGCGGCTTTGCCTTCGTGGAAATGAACAACGACGAGGAAGCGGCCAAGGCCATTGCCGCTCTCGACGGAAAAGAAGTCGGCGGGCGCAACCTGAAGGTCAACGAAGCGCGGCCCAAGGGCGAAGGCGGAGGACGCGGCCCGGGCGGCCCGCGGGGCGGCTTCGGCGGGGGCAAGGGCGGCGGCCGCGGCAACAACCGCTTCTCCAACGAAGACTATCGCGAATCGGCACGGCAGCCGCGCGAACCGCGCTGGTAA
- a CDS encoding MBL fold metallo-hydrolase encodes MIHEVLPVGWLQCNCSIIGDPVTREALVLDPGDEVEKVLEILQCHKLRVKAIVSTHAHIDHVGGLKKLHEVTGAPVMMHRDDLELYHAMDMQAAWIGVRPPELSEVHQLLKEGDALRWGPFEAQVLHTPGHTQGSVCLYVPRGAGKAPLRVPHLFAGDTLFAGSIGRTDLWGGSFEAIMRSLRGKLLALPEETLVYPGHGMATSIGAERESNPFLQERAPRD; translated from the coding sequence CTGATCCACGAGGTTCTGCCCGTGGGCTGGCTGCAGTGCAACTGCTCGATCATCGGGGATCCGGTGACGCGCGAGGCCCTGGTGCTGGACCCCGGGGACGAGGTCGAGAAGGTGCTGGAGATCCTCCAGTGCCACAAGCTGCGGGTGAAAGCCATCGTCAGCACCCACGCGCACATCGACCATGTCGGCGGGCTGAAGAAGCTGCACGAGGTAACCGGGGCGCCGGTGATGATGCACCGCGATGACCTGGAGCTGTACCACGCGATGGACATGCAGGCCGCGTGGATCGGGGTGCGCCCGCCGGAGCTGAGCGAAGTGCACCAGTTGCTGAAGGAAGGCGACGCGCTGCGCTGGGGGCCGTTCGAAGCGCAGGTGCTGCATACGCCGGGGCACACGCAGGGCAGCGTGTGCCTGTATGTGCCGCGCGGAGCGGGGAAGGCCCCGCTGCGCGTGCCGCATCTTTTCGCCGGGGACACGCTGTTTGCCGGGAGCATCGGGCGCACGGACCTGTGGGGCGGCTCGTTCGAAGCGATCATGCGCTCGCTGCGCGGCAAGCTGCTGGCTCTGCCCGAAGAGACGCTGGTGTATCCCGGCCACGGCATGGCGACGAGCATCGGTGCGGAGCGCGAATCGAATCCCTTCCTGCAGGAGCGAGCGCCGCGGGACTGA
- a CDS encoding benzoate-CoA ligase family protein, with protein sequence MDFPERFNVAEHFLDVPAARHAHRVAIVGEPRQVTYGELAALANRVGNALLELGVQRGDRVLLVLPDSAEFIAAFFGAAKIGAVPVPVNSFARPADYAHYVCDAEPRVALVHGCAVAEFLPASAERPQMPIVLVGAERAETGGVRCLQWREWLHGASERLAPAETTPFDTAFFLYTSGSGGTPKAAVHQHKDMLATSRNYGQGVLGLREEDILFSVSKLFFAYGLGNGMYFPLSAGAQTLLNPERTQVGTVLELVRRRRPTVFFAVPTLYAAILREAEGGRSKIDFSSVRLAVSAGETLPAEIFERFRRRFQLEILDGIGSTEMLHVFLSSRPGQARAGSCGVPVPGCEARIVDDAGEAVPDGELGNLWVRGDSAFAEYWRIPELTARTKRDAAFVPAGHARLQSGAAQEKWVVTGDKFLRDSDGYYHYCGRADDMLKVAGMWVSPMEVENALLGHPQVAEAAVVAAASAQGLTYALAYVVLRGGAPERGDLAAEIREHVKARLVPYKVPREVRFVRELPKTPTGKIQRFKLRNNGGR encoded by the coding sequence ATGGACTTTCCCGAGCGGTTTAATGTGGCCGAGCATTTTCTGGATGTGCCGGCGGCGCGGCATGCGCATCGCGTCGCGATTGTGGGCGAGCCGCGCCAGGTGACCTACGGCGAGCTGGCGGCGCTGGCCAACCGCGTGGGCAATGCGCTGCTGGAGCTGGGGGTGCAGCGCGGGGACCGCGTCCTGCTGGTTCTTCCCGATTCCGCGGAATTCATCGCCGCCTTTTTCGGCGCGGCCAAGATCGGGGCGGTGCCGGTGCCGGTGAATTCTTTCGCGCGGCCGGCCGATTATGCACATTACGTCTGTGATGCCGAGCCGCGCGTGGCCCTGGTGCACGGATGCGCGGTGGCGGAGTTCCTGCCGGCTTCCGCCGAGCGCCCGCAGATGCCCATCGTACTTGTGGGGGCCGAGCGCGCAGAGACGGGCGGGGTACGCTGCCTGCAGTGGCGGGAGTGGCTGCACGGAGCGAGCGAGCGCCTGGCGCCGGCGGAGACCACGCCATTCGATACCGCGTTTTTCCTGTACACCTCGGGGAGCGGCGGTACCCCCAAGGCTGCCGTCCATCAACATAAGGACATGCTGGCCACCAGCCGCAACTACGGTCAGGGCGTGCTCGGGCTGCGCGAGGAGGACATCCTGTTCTCGGTCTCCAAGCTGTTTTTCGCTTACGGCCTGGGCAATGGCATGTATTTCCCCCTATCCGCGGGGGCGCAAACGCTGCTGAATCCGGAACGCACGCAGGTGGGGACGGTGCTGGAACTGGTGCGGCGGCGCCGCCCCACGGTGTTTTTTGCCGTGCCCACGTTGTACGCGGCCATCCTGCGGGAGGCCGAGGGTGGGCGCAGCAAGATTGATTTTTCTTCCGTGCGCCTGGCGGTTTCCGCGGGGGAGACCCTCCCGGCGGAAATCTTCGAGCGTTTTCGGCGGCGCTTCCAGCTGGAAATCCTCGACGGCATCGGCTCGACGGAGATGCTGCACGTGTTCCTCTCCAGCCGGCCGGGGCAGGCCAGGGCCGGGAGCTGCGGGGTTCCGGTGCCGGGCTGCGAAGCGCGCATCGTGGACGATGCGGGCGAGGCGGTGCCCGACGGGGAGCTTGGGAACCTGTGGGTCCGCGGAGACAGCGCGTTCGCGGAGTACTGGCGGATTCCCGAGCTGACGGCGCGGACCAAGCGCGACGCGGCGTTTGTTCCCGCGGGGCATGCGCGGCTCCAGAGCGGAGCGGCGCAAGAGAAGTGGGTGGTTACGGGAGACAAGTTCCTGCGCGACAGCGATGGGTACTACCACTACTGCGGGCGCGCCGACGACATGCTGAAGGTCGCGGGGATGTGGGTTTCGCCGATGGAGGTGGAGAACGCGCTGCTGGGGCACCCGCAGGTCGCCGAGGCCGCGGTGGTGGCCGCGGCGAGCGCGCAGGGGCTGACCTATGCGCTGGCTTACGTGGTGTTGCGCGGGGGAGCGCCGGAGCGGGGCGATCTGGCCGCGGAGATCCGCGAGCACGTGAAGGCCCGCCTGGTGCCGTACAAGGTGCCGCGCGAGGTGCGCTTCGTCCGCGAGCTTCCGAAAACGCCCACGGGCAAGATCCAGCGCTTCAAACTGCGAAATAACGGCGGGCGCTGA
- a CDS encoding PLP-dependent aminotransferase family protein, with the protein MLPLQLQPESHVPLYVQLRDQLRALVHAGDLRPGDRIPASRELAIQLGVHRTTVANAYAELEAEGLIQGHVGRGTFIRGKGTGLKITPPAPPVLNGAGGIRWELLFADERGEEALARLTAAAPENSISFVMARPAEEYFPVEELQTCVNTVLRREATDILNLGPSDGYPPLKEQLLELLREEGLAAKDENLLITDGCQQSLDLICKAFVRPGDTVILENPTYPGALAIFNGARTRCLSVPVRTQAEPGSALGLDVEALEATLAANRVKLMVLTPDFQNPTGTSMPLASRRKVLELAARHQVPIVEDHVYARLHAHEERIPSLKQLDRGNLVLHIDSFAKVAFPGLRVGWMVAPAAAIERLRLVKQTTDLHTDQLAQATLAEFLRRGLFAKHLSRMRKVYASRLAALDEALRKQMPEGVRWARPEGGMCFWLELPPGFDASELLIHVKERGVLFAPGRYFYVQAPQPNTLRLGFAGLDEKRIVRGVQTLAEMLRIEMRKRQRGVRRAERSRVALV; encoded by the coding sequence ATGCTGCCGCTACAACTGCAACCCGAAAGTCACGTCCCCCTCTATGTGCAACTGCGCGACCAGCTGCGCGCGCTGGTGCATGCCGGGGACCTGCGCCCCGGCGATCGCATCCCGGCCAGCCGCGAACTGGCTATCCAACTCGGCGTGCACCGCACCACGGTCGCCAACGCCTATGCCGAACTGGAGGCCGAAGGGCTGATCCAGGGGCACGTCGGCCGCGGCACGTTCATCCGCGGCAAGGGAACGGGGCTGAAGATCACTCCCCCGGCGCCTCCGGTGCTCAATGGCGCGGGGGGCATTCGCTGGGAACTGCTCTTCGCGGACGAGCGCGGGGAAGAGGCCCTGGCGCGGCTGACGGCGGCCGCTCCGGAAAATTCAATTTCGTTTGTGATGGCGCGTCCTGCGGAGGAGTATTTCCCGGTCGAGGAGCTGCAGACCTGCGTCAACACGGTGCTGCGCCGCGAGGCCACCGACATTTTGAACCTGGGCCCGTCGGACGGCTACCCGCCGCTCAAAGAGCAGCTGTTGGAGCTGCTGCGGGAAGAAGGACTGGCGGCCAAGGATGAAAACCTGCTGATCACCGACGGCTGCCAGCAGTCGCTGGATCTGATCTGCAAAGCCTTCGTGCGCCCGGGCGATACGGTGATTCTCGAAAATCCGACGTATCCTGGGGCGCTGGCAATTTTCAATGGGGCGCGGACGCGCTGCCTGAGCGTGCCGGTGCGCACGCAGGCGGAGCCGGGCAGCGCGCTGGGCCTGGACGTGGAAGCGCTGGAGGCCACGCTGGCGGCCAACCGCGTGAAGCTCATGGTGCTGACGCCGGACTTCCAGAACCCCACGGGGACGTCCATGCCGCTGGCTTCGCGGCGCAAGGTGCTGGAGCTGGCGGCGCGGCATCAGGTGCCCATCGTCGAAGATCACGTCTATGCCCGGCTGCATGCCCACGAAGAGCGCATTCCCTCGCTGAAGCAGCTGGACCGCGGCAACCTGGTGCTGCACATTGACAGCTTTGCCAAGGTGGCTTTTCCGGGGTTGCGGGTGGGGTGGATGGTGGCGCCGGCGGCGGCCATCGAGCGGCTGCGGCTGGTGAAGCAGACTACCGACCTGCACACCGACCAGCTGGCGCAGGCCACCCTGGCGGAGTTTCTGCGGCGCGGGCTGTTTGCCAAACACCTTTCGCGCATGCGCAAAGTGTACGCCTCGCGGCTGGCGGCGCTGGATGAGGCGCTGCGCAAGCAGATGCCGGAGGGGGTGCGCTGGGCGCGTCCGGAAGGCGGGATGTGCTTCTGGCTGGAGCTGCCGCCGGGGTTCGACGCCAGCGAACTGCTCATCCACGTGAAGGAGCGCGGAGTGCTCTTCGCGCCGGGGCGCTATTTCTATGTGCAGGCGCCGCAGCCGAATACGCTGCGCCTGGGCTTTGCCGGGCTGGACGAAAAGCGCATCGTGCGCGGCGTGCAGACGCTGGCGGAGATGCTGCGCATCGAAATGCGCAAGCGGCAGCGCGGGGTGCGCCGGGCGGAGCGCAGCCGCGTAGCGCTGGTGTGA
- a CDS encoding PaaI family thioesterase: protein MGDLVRLEPKATNHCFGCGGGNEAGMQLTFEEDGERRRIQGRFTLGPRYQGGGGMAHGGIIALLLDEVMGKVCKFSNARAVTAELQIEFLKPVPVNEEIVVEGWQDETKGRNLHHRGEIRNAAGGVLARGRGRFVAIAPRDAALAELGCSSEVKMGEFGFDKKRGAQS from the coding sequence GTGGGCGATTTGGTGCGGCTGGAACCGAAAGCGACGAATCACTGCTTTGGCTGCGGCGGGGGAAACGAAGCCGGCATGCAGCTGACGTTCGAAGAGGATGGCGAGCGGCGCAGAATTCAGGGGCGGTTCACGCTGGGCCCGCGCTACCAGGGCGGGGGAGGGATGGCCCACGGCGGAATTATCGCGCTGCTGCTGGACGAGGTCATGGGCAAGGTCTGCAAGTTCAGCAACGCGCGGGCGGTGACGGCGGAGCTGCAGATCGAGTTTCTGAAGCCGGTGCCGGTGAACGAGGAGATTGTGGTGGAAGGCTGGCAGGACGAAACCAAGGGAAGAAACCTGCATCACCGCGGGGAGATCCGCAACGCCGCCGGCGGGGTGCTGGCGCGGGGGCGGGGGCGCTTCGTGGCCATCGCGCCGCGGGATGCCGCGCTGGCGGAGCTGGGATGCAGCAGCGAAGTGAAGATGGGCGAATTTGGATTTGACAAGAAGAGAGGAGCGCAGTCATGA